The following are encoded together in the Paraburkholderia sp. BL10I2N1 genome:
- a CDS encoding cytochrome P450 — translation MEAATNRATTARRTIADLPSPKGLPFLGNLHQLVPERLHLILEKWAEELGTPYRFQFAGSPVIVWTDTELVQSIMRERPHRYRRYSTLESVLEEIGANGLFSAEGAVWEPQRRLVMQALSIPHIKAFYPALSVITERLHARWSRAAAQGKVMQMTEELKRYTVDVTSALAFGEDPRTLDKDSGVIQEQLAAILPMVMTRINTPFPYWRYVRLPRDRRFDRALTEVHRYVRQMMERARQRMRDDPSETPRHLLEAMLAMRDAPDSGITDDQVAANVLTLLLAGEDTTANSIAWTLLYLATDQPLQQRLAEQARSALGASPVCPDYATLKELDLFEALCTETGRLRPVAAIQSFEPLEDVCLQDVMLPAGTKMFFLNRPAMLDARNFVEPLSYDPDRWLHQRDPSRGAHETRAYLQFGGGPRVCPGRHLASVEMRLVLSMLMANFTVELAVDPGTIKEVSAFTMVPSSMPVRLAIRP, via the coding sequence ATGGAAGCAGCGACGAATAGGGCAACCACCGCCCGGCGGACGATCGCCGACCTGCCGAGTCCGAAAGGATTACCGTTTCTCGGCAACCTGCATCAGCTAGTGCCGGAAAGACTTCATTTGATCCTGGAAAAATGGGCCGAAGAACTGGGCACGCCCTATCGGTTCCAGTTCGCCGGCTCGCCGGTGATCGTCTGGACGGATACCGAACTCGTCCAGAGCATCATGCGCGAGCGGCCGCACCGCTATCGCCGCTATTCGACGCTGGAATCGGTGCTGGAAGAGATCGGCGCAAACGGTCTCTTTTCCGCCGAGGGCGCGGTCTGGGAACCGCAACGCCGGCTGGTCATGCAGGCGCTGTCGATTCCGCATATCAAGGCGTTCTACCCGGCGTTGAGCGTGATCACCGAGCGGCTGCATGCGCGCTGGTCGCGCGCCGCCGCGCAGGGCAAGGTCATGCAAATGACGGAAGAACTCAAGCGCTATACCGTCGACGTCACGAGCGCACTCGCATTCGGGGAAGATCCCCGTACGCTGGACAAGGACAGCGGCGTCATCCAGGAACAGCTGGCGGCGATCCTGCCGATGGTGATGACGCGCATCAACACGCCTTTCCCTTACTGGCGCTACGTCAGGTTGCCGCGCGACCGGCGCTTCGATCGCGCGCTCACCGAAGTGCACCGTTATGTGCGTCAGATGATGGAGCGTGCCCGGCAACGCATGCGCGACGATCCGTCGGAGACGCCGCGCCATCTGCTCGAAGCCATGCTGGCCATGCGCGACGCGCCCGATTCCGGCATCACCGACGACCAGGTGGCCGCCAATGTGCTGACGCTGCTGCTGGCCGGCGAGGACACGACCGCCAATTCAATCGCGTGGACGCTGCTGTATCTCGCCACCGACCAGCCGCTGCAACAGCGCCTCGCCGAACAGGCGCGAAGTGCGCTGGGCGCGTCGCCGGTGTGCCCGGACTACGCCACGCTGAAAGAGCTGGATCTGTTCGAGGCGCTCTGCACTGAAACGGGCCGGCTACGACCCGTGGCGGCCATCCAGTCGTTCGAACCGCTGGAAGATGTGTGTCTGCAGGATGTCATGCTGCCGGCCGGCACGAAGATGTTCTTCCTGAACCGTCCCGCGATGCTCGATGCCCGCAATTTCGTCGAGCCGCTCAGCTACGACCCGGACCGCTGGCTGCACCAGCGCGACCCGTCGCGCGGCGCGCACGAAACGCGCGCTTACCTGCAGTTCGGCGGCGGCCCGCGGGTCTGTCCTGGGCGGCATCTGGCCAGCGTGGAAATGCGCCTCGTGCTGTCGATGCTGATGGCGAACTTCACCGTGGAACTGGCGGTCGATCCGGGCACCATCAAGGAAGTTTCAGCCTTTACGATGGTGCCCAGTTCGATGCCGGTCAGGCTGGCGATAAGGCCCTAG
- a CDS encoding phasin family protein, whose product MEKPDAANPFGDFTKMLEQFKLPGFDVPAIMEARRKDVEALVAANQTAFQGMQSLAQKQAEMLRTTLGELQALASQMSSSGGVASPQAAELVQQTLHKALANMQQLAQAAYQSQAESYAVIQKRVEENVEELRALLQQKK is encoded by the coding sequence ATGGAAAAACCTGACGCCGCCAATCCGTTTGGCGATTTCACCAAAATGCTCGAGCAGTTCAAGCTGCCCGGCTTCGACGTGCCCGCCATCATGGAAGCGCGGCGCAAGGACGTCGAAGCGCTGGTCGCGGCGAACCAGACCGCCTTCCAGGGCATGCAGTCGCTCGCGCAGAAGCAGGCCGAGATGTTGCGCACGACGCTGGGCGAACTGCAGGCGCTTGCCAGCCAGATGTCGAGTTCAGGCGGTGTGGCGTCCCCACAGGCTGCCGAGCTTGTTCAGCAGACGTTGCATAAGGCGCTCGCCAACATGCAGCAGCTTGCGCAGGCCGCCTATCAGTCGCAGGCCGAGTCGTACGCGGTCATCCAGAAACGCGTCGAGGAAAATGTCGAAGAGTTGAGGGCGCTTCTGCAACAGAAGAAATAG